In a genomic window of Cuculus canorus isolate bCucCan1 chromosome 4, bCucCan1.pri, whole genome shotgun sequence:
- the RBM47 gene encoding RNA-binding protein 47 isoform X1 — protein sequence MLTPAMLSFRIYQAVNEFVTMTAEDSTARMNNDSSNVTTTKVPEGVAGAPNEAALLALMERTGYNMIQENGQRKYGGPPPGWEGLHPPRGCEVFVGKIPRDVYEDELVPVFESVGRIYEMRLMMDFDGKNRGYAFVMYTQKHEAKRAVRELNNYEIRPGRLLGVCCSVDNCRLFIGGIPKMKKREEILEEIAKVTEGVLDVIVYASAADKMKNRGFAFVEYESHRAAAMARRKLMPGRIQLWGHQIAVDWAEPEIDVDEDVMETVKILYVRNLMIETTEDTIKKVFGQFNPGCVERVKKIRDYAFVHFTNREDAIHAMNNLNGVELEGSCLEVTLAKPVDKEQYTRYQKAAKGGAAATPEITQQPNYVYSCDPYTLAYYGYPYNALIGPNRDYFVKAGSIRGRGRGAAGNRAPGPRGSYLGGYSAGRGIYSRYHEGKGKQQEKGYELVPNLELPTVNPVAIKPGAVAIPAIGAQYSMFQAAPPAKMMEDGKIHTVEHIINPIAVQQDPASAAAAAAAAAAAVIPAVSTPPPFQGRPITPVYTMAPNVQRIPAAGIYGTSYVPFAAPAAATATIATLQKNAAAAAAAAAAAYGGYTGYIPPAFPAATIQVPIHDVYQTY from the exons GATTTATCAAGCTGTGAATGAGTTTGTCACCATGACTGCTGAGGACTCCACTGCAAGGATGAACAACGATTCCTCCAATGTGACTACCACAAAAGTGCCTGAAGGCGTTGCCGGCGCACCCAATGAGGCAGCACTGCTGGCCCTCATGGAGCGCACTGGATATAACATGATCCAAGAGAATGGGCAACGCAAGTATGGTGGCCCTCCACCTGGCTGGGAGGGCCTGCACCCTCCTCGTGGCTGTGAAGTCTTTGTAGGCAAAATCCCTCGCGATGTCTATGAAGATGAGCTCGTCCCTGTGTTTGAGTCCGTTGGCCGCATCTATGAAATGCGTCTGATGATGGACTTCGATGGGAAAAACCGTGGCTACGCCTTTGTGATGTACACACAGAAGCATGAGGCAAAGCGTGCTGTAAGGGAGCTGAACAACTATGAAATTCGACCTGGCAGGCTGCTAGGTGTATGCTGCAGCGTGGATAACTGCCGACTCTTCATTGGAGGCATTCCCAAgatgaagaagagagaggagatccTGGAAGAGATCGCCAAGGTGACAGAAGGCGTGCTTGATGTCATTGTGTATGCCAGTGCCGCAGACAAGATGAAGAACAGAGGCTTTGCCTTTGTTGAGTATGAGAGTCATCGAGCAGCAGCAATGGCCAGGAGGAAACTCATGCCGGGAAGGATCCAGCTGTGGGGACACCAAATTGCTGTTGATTGGGCAGAACCAGAGATAGATGTGGATGAAGATGTCATGGAGACTGTTAAAATCCTCTATGTGAGGAATTTAATGATTGAGACCACAGAGGACACAATTAAAAAGGTCTTTGGGCAGTTTAACCCTGGCTGTGTAGAGCGGGTGAAAAAAATACGTGATTATGCTTTTGTGCACTTTACAAACAGGGAAGATGCCATTCACGCCATGAACAACCTTAATGGTGTTGAACTGGAAGGCTCGTGCCTGGAGGTTACTTTGGCCAAGCCAGTAGACAAGGAGCAATACACTCGCTaccagaaagcagcaaaaggaggggCTGCAGCAACGCCTGAAATAACTCAGCAACCTAATTATGTTTACTCTTGTGATCCATACACACTAGCATATTATGGATATCCATACAATGCCTTGATTGGGCCCAACAGAGATTACTTTGTGAAAG CAGGCAGCATACGAGGCAGAGGGCGAGGTGCAGCTGGCAACAGAGCTCCGGGCCCCAGGGGCTCCTACCTGGGGGGATACTCCGCTGGCCGTGGCATCTACAGCAGGTACCatgaaggcaaaggaaaacagcaggagaaaggcTACGAGCTGGTACCCAACTTGGAGTTACCTACGGTCAATCCGGTGGCCATTAAGCCTGGTGCAG TGGCCATCCCTGCCATTGGTGCCCAGTACTCCATGTTTCAAGCTGCACCACCAGCCAAGATGATGGAAGATGGCAAAATACACACTGTCGAGCACATCATCAACCCTATAGCCGTCCAGCAGGACCCAGCtagtgcagcagctgctgcagcagctgcagctgcagctgtaaTACCAGCCGTCTCAACACCTCCCCCTTTCCAG ggCCGCCCCATCACACCAGTATACACCATGGCTCCCAATGTGCAGCGGATCCCTGCTGCTGGGATTTATGGGACAAGTTATGTGCCATTTGCGGCACCCGCTGCAGCGACAGCAACGATAGCCACACTACAGAAGAacgctgcagctgctgctgccgccgctgccGCTGCCTACGGAGGATACACTGGCTATATTCCCCCAGCATTCCCAGCTGCAACCATCCAGGTCCCCATCCACGACGTCTACCAGACGTATTGA
- the RBM47 gene encoding RNA-binding protein 47 isoform X2: MVLGAEKGSRIYQAVNEFVTMTAEDSTARMNNDSSNVTTTKVPEGVAGAPNEAALLALMERTGYNMIQENGQRKYGGPPPGWEGLHPPRGCEVFVGKIPRDVYEDELVPVFESVGRIYEMRLMMDFDGKNRGYAFVMYTQKHEAKRAVRELNNYEIRPGRLLGVCCSVDNCRLFIGGIPKMKKREEILEEIAKVTEGVLDVIVYASAADKMKNRGFAFVEYESHRAAAMARRKLMPGRIQLWGHQIAVDWAEPEIDVDEDVMETVKILYVRNLMIETTEDTIKKVFGQFNPGCVERVKKIRDYAFVHFTNREDAIHAMNNLNGVELEGSCLEVTLAKPVDKEQYTRYQKAAKGGAAATPEITQQPNYVYSCDPYTLAYYGYPYNALIGPNRDYFVKAGSIRGRGRGAAGNRAPGPRGSYLGGYSAGRGIYSRYHEGKGKQQEKGYELVPNLELPTVNPVAIKPGAVAIPAIGAQYSMFQAAPPAKMMEDGKIHTVEHIINPIAVQQDPASAAAAAAAAAAAVIPAVSTPPPFQGRPITPVYTMAPNVQRIPAAGIYGTSYVPFAAPAAATATIATLQKNAAAAAAAAAAAYGGYTGYIPPAFPAATIQVPIHDVYQTY, encoded by the exons GATTTATCAAGCTGTGAATGAGTTTGTCACCATGACTGCTGAGGACTCCACTGCAAGGATGAACAACGATTCCTCCAATGTGACTACCACAAAAGTGCCTGAAGGCGTTGCCGGCGCACCCAATGAGGCAGCACTGCTGGCCCTCATGGAGCGCACTGGATATAACATGATCCAAGAGAATGGGCAACGCAAGTATGGTGGCCCTCCACCTGGCTGGGAGGGCCTGCACCCTCCTCGTGGCTGTGAAGTCTTTGTAGGCAAAATCCCTCGCGATGTCTATGAAGATGAGCTCGTCCCTGTGTTTGAGTCCGTTGGCCGCATCTATGAAATGCGTCTGATGATGGACTTCGATGGGAAAAACCGTGGCTACGCCTTTGTGATGTACACACAGAAGCATGAGGCAAAGCGTGCTGTAAGGGAGCTGAACAACTATGAAATTCGACCTGGCAGGCTGCTAGGTGTATGCTGCAGCGTGGATAACTGCCGACTCTTCATTGGAGGCATTCCCAAgatgaagaagagagaggagatccTGGAAGAGATCGCCAAGGTGACAGAAGGCGTGCTTGATGTCATTGTGTATGCCAGTGCCGCAGACAAGATGAAGAACAGAGGCTTTGCCTTTGTTGAGTATGAGAGTCATCGAGCAGCAGCAATGGCCAGGAGGAAACTCATGCCGGGAAGGATCCAGCTGTGGGGACACCAAATTGCTGTTGATTGGGCAGAACCAGAGATAGATGTGGATGAAGATGTCATGGAGACTGTTAAAATCCTCTATGTGAGGAATTTAATGATTGAGACCACAGAGGACACAATTAAAAAGGTCTTTGGGCAGTTTAACCCTGGCTGTGTAGAGCGGGTGAAAAAAATACGTGATTATGCTTTTGTGCACTTTACAAACAGGGAAGATGCCATTCACGCCATGAACAACCTTAATGGTGTTGAACTGGAAGGCTCGTGCCTGGAGGTTACTTTGGCCAAGCCAGTAGACAAGGAGCAATACACTCGCTaccagaaagcagcaaaaggaggggCTGCAGCAACGCCTGAAATAACTCAGCAACCTAATTATGTTTACTCTTGTGATCCATACACACTAGCATATTATGGATATCCATACAATGCCTTGATTGGGCCCAACAGAGATTACTTTGTGAAAG CAGGCAGCATACGAGGCAGAGGGCGAGGTGCAGCTGGCAACAGAGCTCCGGGCCCCAGGGGCTCCTACCTGGGGGGATACTCCGCTGGCCGTGGCATCTACAGCAGGTACCatgaaggcaaaggaaaacagcaggagaaaggcTACGAGCTGGTACCCAACTTGGAGTTACCTACGGTCAATCCGGTGGCCATTAAGCCTGGTGCAG TGGCCATCCCTGCCATTGGTGCCCAGTACTCCATGTTTCAAGCTGCACCACCAGCCAAGATGATGGAAGATGGCAAAATACACACTGTCGAGCACATCATCAACCCTATAGCCGTCCAGCAGGACCCAGCtagtgcagcagctgctgcagcagctgcagctgcagctgtaaTACCAGCCGTCTCAACACCTCCCCCTTTCCAG ggCCGCCCCATCACACCAGTATACACCATGGCTCCCAATGTGCAGCGGATCCCTGCTGCTGGGATTTATGGGACAAGTTATGTGCCATTTGCGGCACCCGCTGCAGCGACAGCAACGATAGCCACACTACAGAAGAacgctgcagctgctgctgccgccgctgccGCTGCCTACGGAGGATACACTGGCTATATTCCCCCAGCATTCCCAGCTGCAACCATCCAGGTCCCCATCCACGACGTCTACCAGACGTATTGA
- the RBM47 gene encoding RNA-binding protein 47 isoform X4, translated as MTAEDSTARMNNDSSNVTTTKVPEGVAGAPNEAALLALMERTGYNMIQENGQRKYGGPPPGWEGLHPPRGCEVFVGKIPRDVYEDELVPVFESVGRIYEMRLMMDFDGKNRGYAFVMYTQKHEAKRAVRELNNYEIRPGRLLGVCCSVDNCRLFIGGIPKMKKREEILEEIAKVTEGVLDVIVYASAADKMKNRGFAFVEYESHRAAAMARRKLMPGRIQLWGHQIAVDWAEPEIDVDEDVMETVKILYVRNLMIETTEDTIKKVFGQFNPGCVERVKKIRDYAFVHFTNREDAIHAMNNLNGVELEGSCLEVTLAKPVDKEQYTRYQKAAKGGAAATPEITQQPNYVYSCDPYTLAYYGYPYNALIGPNRDYFVKAGSIRGRGRGAAGNRAPGPRGSYLGGYSAGRGIYSRYHEGKGKQQEKGYELVPNLELPTVNPVAIKPGAVAIPAIGAQYSMFQAAPPAKMMEDGKIHTVEHIINPIAVQQDPASAAAAAAAAAAAVIPAVSTPPPFQGRPITPVYTMAPNVQRIPAAGIYGTSYVPFAAPAAATATIATLQKNAAAAAAAAAAAYGGYTGYIPPAFPAATIQVPIHDVYQTY; from the exons ATGACTGCTGAGGACTCCACTGCAAGGATGAACAACGATTCCTCCAATGTGACTACCACAAAAGTGCCTGAAGGCGTTGCCGGCGCACCCAATGAGGCAGCACTGCTGGCCCTCATGGAGCGCACTGGATATAACATGATCCAAGAGAATGGGCAACGCAAGTATGGTGGCCCTCCACCTGGCTGGGAGGGCCTGCACCCTCCTCGTGGCTGTGAAGTCTTTGTAGGCAAAATCCCTCGCGATGTCTATGAAGATGAGCTCGTCCCTGTGTTTGAGTCCGTTGGCCGCATCTATGAAATGCGTCTGATGATGGACTTCGATGGGAAAAACCGTGGCTACGCCTTTGTGATGTACACACAGAAGCATGAGGCAAAGCGTGCTGTAAGGGAGCTGAACAACTATGAAATTCGACCTGGCAGGCTGCTAGGTGTATGCTGCAGCGTGGATAACTGCCGACTCTTCATTGGAGGCATTCCCAAgatgaagaagagagaggagatccTGGAAGAGATCGCCAAGGTGACAGAAGGCGTGCTTGATGTCATTGTGTATGCCAGTGCCGCAGACAAGATGAAGAACAGAGGCTTTGCCTTTGTTGAGTATGAGAGTCATCGAGCAGCAGCAATGGCCAGGAGGAAACTCATGCCGGGAAGGATCCAGCTGTGGGGACACCAAATTGCTGTTGATTGGGCAGAACCAGAGATAGATGTGGATGAAGATGTCATGGAGACTGTTAAAATCCTCTATGTGAGGAATTTAATGATTGAGACCACAGAGGACACAATTAAAAAGGTCTTTGGGCAGTTTAACCCTGGCTGTGTAGAGCGGGTGAAAAAAATACGTGATTATGCTTTTGTGCACTTTACAAACAGGGAAGATGCCATTCACGCCATGAACAACCTTAATGGTGTTGAACTGGAAGGCTCGTGCCTGGAGGTTACTTTGGCCAAGCCAGTAGACAAGGAGCAATACACTCGCTaccagaaagcagcaaaaggaggggCTGCAGCAACGCCTGAAATAACTCAGCAACCTAATTATGTTTACTCTTGTGATCCATACACACTAGCATATTATGGATATCCATACAATGCCTTGATTGGGCCCAACAGAGATTACTTTGTGAAAG CAGGCAGCATACGAGGCAGAGGGCGAGGTGCAGCTGGCAACAGAGCTCCGGGCCCCAGGGGCTCCTACCTGGGGGGATACTCCGCTGGCCGTGGCATCTACAGCAGGTACCatgaaggcaaaggaaaacagcaggagaaaggcTACGAGCTGGTACCCAACTTGGAGTTACCTACGGTCAATCCGGTGGCCATTAAGCCTGGTGCAG TGGCCATCCCTGCCATTGGTGCCCAGTACTCCATGTTTCAAGCTGCACCACCAGCCAAGATGATGGAAGATGGCAAAATACACACTGTCGAGCACATCATCAACCCTATAGCCGTCCAGCAGGACCCAGCtagtgcagcagctgctgcagcagctgcagctgcagctgtaaTACCAGCCGTCTCAACACCTCCCCCTTTCCAG ggCCGCCCCATCACACCAGTATACACCATGGCTCCCAATGTGCAGCGGATCCCTGCTGCTGGGATTTATGGGACAAGTTATGTGCCATTTGCGGCACCCGCTGCAGCGACAGCAACGATAGCCACACTACAGAAGAacgctgcagctgctgctgccgccgctgccGCTGCCTACGGAGGATACACTGGCTATATTCCCCCAGCATTCCCAGCTGCAACCATCCAGGTCCCCATCCACGACGTCTACCAGACGTATTGA
- the RBM47 gene encoding RNA-binding protein 47 isoform X3: MLTPAMLSFRIYQAVNEFVTMTAEDSTARMNNDSSNVTTTKVPEGVAGAPNEAALLALMERTGYNMIQENGQRKYGGPPPGWEGLHPPRGCEVFVGKIPRDVYEDELVPVFESVGRIYEMRLMMDFDGKNRGYAFVMYTQKHEAKRAVRELNNYEIRPGRLLGVCCSVDNCRLFIGGIPKMKKREEILEEIAKVTEGVLDVIVYASAADKMKNRGFAFVEYESHRAAAMARRKLMPGRIQLWGHQIAVDWAEPEIDVDEDVMETVKILYVRNLMIETTEDTIKKVFGQFNPGCVERVKKIRDYAFVHFTNREDAIHAMNNLNGVELEGSCLEVTLAKPVDKEQYTRYQKAAKGGAAATPEITQQPNYVYSCDPYTLAYYGYPYNALIGPNRDYFVKGSIRGRGRGAAGNRAPGPRGSYLGGYSAGRGIYSRYHEGKGKQQEKGYELVPNLELPTVNPVAIKPGAVAIPAIGAQYSMFQAAPPAKMMEDGKIHTVEHIINPIAVQQDPASAAAAAAAAAAAVIPAVSTPPPFQGRPITPVYTMAPNVQRIPAAGIYGTSYVPFAAPAAATATIATLQKNAAAAAAAAAAAYGGYTGYIPPAFPAATIQVPIHDVYQTY; this comes from the exons GATTTATCAAGCTGTGAATGAGTTTGTCACCATGACTGCTGAGGACTCCACTGCAAGGATGAACAACGATTCCTCCAATGTGACTACCACAAAAGTGCCTGAAGGCGTTGCCGGCGCACCCAATGAGGCAGCACTGCTGGCCCTCATGGAGCGCACTGGATATAACATGATCCAAGAGAATGGGCAACGCAAGTATGGTGGCCCTCCACCTGGCTGGGAGGGCCTGCACCCTCCTCGTGGCTGTGAAGTCTTTGTAGGCAAAATCCCTCGCGATGTCTATGAAGATGAGCTCGTCCCTGTGTTTGAGTCCGTTGGCCGCATCTATGAAATGCGTCTGATGATGGACTTCGATGGGAAAAACCGTGGCTACGCCTTTGTGATGTACACACAGAAGCATGAGGCAAAGCGTGCTGTAAGGGAGCTGAACAACTATGAAATTCGACCTGGCAGGCTGCTAGGTGTATGCTGCAGCGTGGATAACTGCCGACTCTTCATTGGAGGCATTCCCAAgatgaagaagagagaggagatccTGGAAGAGATCGCCAAGGTGACAGAAGGCGTGCTTGATGTCATTGTGTATGCCAGTGCCGCAGACAAGATGAAGAACAGAGGCTTTGCCTTTGTTGAGTATGAGAGTCATCGAGCAGCAGCAATGGCCAGGAGGAAACTCATGCCGGGAAGGATCCAGCTGTGGGGACACCAAATTGCTGTTGATTGGGCAGAACCAGAGATAGATGTGGATGAAGATGTCATGGAGACTGTTAAAATCCTCTATGTGAGGAATTTAATGATTGAGACCACAGAGGACACAATTAAAAAGGTCTTTGGGCAGTTTAACCCTGGCTGTGTAGAGCGGGTGAAAAAAATACGTGATTATGCTTTTGTGCACTTTACAAACAGGGAAGATGCCATTCACGCCATGAACAACCTTAATGGTGTTGAACTGGAAGGCTCGTGCCTGGAGGTTACTTTGGCCAAGCCAGTAGACAAGGAGCAATACACTCGCTaccagaaagcagcaaaaggaggggCTGCAGCAACGCCTGAAATAACTCAGCAACCTAATTATGTTTACTCTTGTGATCCATACACACTAGCATATTATGGATATCCATACAATGCCTTGATTGGGCCCAACAGAGATTACTTTGTGAAAG GCAGCATACGAGGCAGAGGGCGAGGTGCAGCTGGCAACAGAGCTCCGGGCCCCAGGGGCTCCTACCTGGGGGGATACTCCGCTGGCCGTGGCATCTACAGCAGGTACCatgaaggcaaaggaaaacagcaggagaaaggcTACGAGCTGGTACCCAACTTGGAGTTACCTACGGTCAATCCGGTGGCCATTAAGCCTGGTGCAG TGGCCATCCCTGCCATTGGTGCCCAGTACTCCATGTTTCAAGCTGCACCACCAGCCAAGATGATGGAAGATGGCAAAATACACACTGTCGAGCACATCATCAACCCTATAGCCGTCCAGCAGGACCCAGCtagtgcagcagctgctgcagcagctgcagctgcagctgtaaTACCAGCCGTCTCAACACCTCCCCCTTTCCAG ggCCGCCCCATCACACCAGTATACACCATGGCTCCCAATGTGCAGCGGATCCCTGCTGCTGGGATTTATGGGACAAGTTATGTGCCATTTGCGGCACCCGCTGCAGCGACAGCAACGATAGCCACACTACAGAAGAacgctgcagctgctgctgccgccgctgccGCTGCCTACGGAGGATACACTGGCTATATTCCCCCAGCATTCCCAGCTGCAACCATCCAGGTCCCCATCCACGACGTCTACCAGACGTATTGA